One genomic segment of Planctomycetota bacterium includes these proteins:
- a CDS encoding PAS domain S-box protein, translated as MSDNDGGGWGEHGHSRLAAAQGTASLAPEVSSDVKSAFGVASPAKIAAQLTASSGLAMRADWLDPEQFHRLQGEVLRLTCEMVFAVDLDGRITLWNRAAAQVSGYAADEAIGQLYTSFFEPGQPSIIHLAFGSDGQGEPPQAIYRLKHRSDQTRLVRLTMSALRDADGTPLGCVGSAVDVTDSQAAEESLRQARDLLLRTEALAHIGTWQWDLSTQITDGSPELYRLFQVAPGERVSFEQAMQLVHPDDRERMIEAAWRSVQSGDAPPLTFRFLLPDGTERWVNSVGSVERNAQGEPTRLIGFVQDITETKRVEQALRAAEQRLRETLDGMYIFVWLLSADGRVCDVNAAPLEAADLARGDVLGRQFEATAWWRHCAVERQRLGEALGRAARGEMVRFDITARLADDRQVTLDMMLNPLLGGSRDEMRIVCSAVDITERLRNQHEAQRQQQELTHVLRVASLGEMSTSLAHELNQPLAAVANYVHALGMTLAETPVADDPRVSGLLHKIEEQAIRAGGIVQRLRALVRRAPPRRAPVDVTRMTSDVLELLLPDARLSGVQLEAQFAPDLPMVEADAIQIQQVIVNLVRNAIEALEGLPPERKRIDIHVAASRAGWVTVTVADHGAGVPEPDRDRVFHAL; from the coding sequence ATGTCGGACAATGACGGCGGGGGCTGGGGCGAGCATGGTCACTCGCGCTTAGCGGCCGCGCAGGGCACGGCGTCGCTTGCGCCCGAGGTGTCGTCCGATGTGAAGTCAGCTTTCGGCGTCGCGTCTCCCGCCAAGATCGCGGCGCAATTGACCGCGAGTAGCGGGCTTGCCATGCGCGCCGACTGGCTCGATCCCGAGCAGTTTCATCGCCTGCAAGGCGAAGTGCTACGACTCACGTGCGAGATGGTCTTTGCCGTCGACCTGGACGGACGGATCACGCTCTGGAACCGCGCTGCCGCCCAAGTGTCGGGCTATGCGGCCGACGAAGCGATCGGGCAGTTGTACACGTCGTTCTTCGAGCCAGGTCAGCCGAGTATTATTCATCTGGCGTTCGGTTCGGACGGCCAGGGCGAGCCTCCGCAAGCGATCTACCGACTGAAGCATCGCTCGGACCAGACGCGGCTGGTGCGATTGACGATGTCGGCGCTGCGCGACGCCGACGGCACGCCGTTGGGTTGCGTCGGCTCGGCGGTCGACGTCACCGACAGCCAGGCGGCCGAGGAAAGCCTGCGCCAGGCGCGCGATTTGCTCCTCAGGACCGAAGCGCTGGCCCACATTGGCACCTGGCAATGGGATCTTTCGACTCAGATCACCGACGGCTCGCCCGAGTTGTACCGGCTGTTTCAGGTGGCGCCGGGCGAACGAGTGAGCTTCGAGCAGGCCATGCAACTGGTGCATCCCGACGACCGCGAAAGAATGATCGAGGCCGCTTGGCGTTCGGTCCAGTCGGGAGACGCGCCGCCGTTGACGTTTCGCTTTCTGCTGCCCGACGGCACCGAACGCTGGGTCAACAGCGTCGGCAGCGTCGAACGCAACGCGCAAGGCGAGCCGACCCGGCTGATCGGCTTTGTGCAGGACATCACCGAAACGAAGCGGGTCGAGCAGGCGTTGCGCGCCGCCGAGCAGCGGCTGCGCGAGACACTGGACGGGATGTACATCTTCGTCTGGTTGCTGTCGGCCGATGGTCGGGTGTGCGACGTCAATGCCGCGCCGCTCGAGGCCGCCGACTTGGCGCGCGGCGACGTGCTGGGCCGGCAGTTCGAGGCGACCGCCTGGTGGCGCCACTGTGCCGTCGAGCGGCAACGGCTGGGCGAGGCGCTGGGTCGCGCGGCGCGGGGGGAAATGGTCCGGTTCGACATCACCGCCCGCTTGGCCGACGACCGCCAGGTGACGCTGGACATGATGCTCAACCCGCTGCTGGGTGGCTCCCGCGACGAGATGCGGATCGTCTGCTCGGCGGTCGACATCACGGAACGCCTGCGCAATCAGCACGAGGCCCAGCGGCAGCAACAGGAATTGACCCACGTGTTGCGAGTGGCGTCGCTGGGAGAAATGAGCACCAGCCTGGCGCACGAGTTGAACCAGCCGCTGGCGGCCGTGGCCAACTATGTGCATGCGCTGGGGATGACGCTCGCGGAAACGCCGGTCGCCGACGATCCGCGCGTGTCGGGCTTGCTGCACAAGATCGAAGAGCAAGCCATCCGCGCCGGGGGCATTGTGCAGCGACTGCGGGCCTTGGTCCGCCGAGCGCCGCCGCGGCGAGCGCCGGTCGACGTGACGCGCATGACCAGCGACGTGCTGGAGCTGTTGTTACCCGACGCGCGGCTGTCGGGCGTGCAGCTCGAAGCCCAATTCGCCCCTGATTTGCCGATGGTGGAAGCCGACGCGATACAAATTCAGCAGGTGATCGTCAATCTGGTGCGGAACGCGATCGAGGCCTTGGAGGGGCTGCCCCCGGAGCGGAAGCGGATCGACATTCACGTCGCCGCTAGTCGCGCAGGGTGGGTGACCGTCACCGTGGCCGACCACGGAGCCGGCGTGCCCGAGCCAGACCGCGACCGGGTGTTTCACGCTTTGTAA